A portion of the Haemorhous mexicanus isolate bHaeMex1 chromosome 3, bHaeMex1.pri, whole genome shotgun sequence genome contains these proteins:
- the LOC132325602 gene encoding L-threonine 3-dehydrogenase, mitochondrial-like, with the protein MPVIRNLGRAASQLLQSSGCGCGGSLVPVRAIGVSPRQVASDASFHSVTFSESDHPRVLITGGLGQLGVGLAKLLRKRFGKNNVILSDIRKPADNVFYSGPFIFADILDYKNLREIVVNNRITWLFHYSALLSAVGEANVPLARAVNITGLHNVLDIAAEHNLRLFVPSTIGAFGPTSPRDPTPDLCIQRPRTIYGVSKVHAELMGEYYHYRYGLDFRCLRYPGIISADSQPGGGTTDYAVQIFHDAIKTGKFKCYLRPDTRLPMMYIDDCLKATLEIMEAPAEALTMRTYNISAMSFTPEELAQEVQKYVPELQMTYNVDQVRQAIADSWPMNFDDSNARRDWGWKHDYDLPELVTTMFSYLGSDSRIAQAN; encoded by the exons ATGCCAGTCATCAGGAacctgggcagagctgccagccagctgctgcagagctctggctgtggctgtggggggTCCCTTGTGCCTGTCAGGGCCATCGGGGTGTCCCCACGCCAGGTGGCCTCGGACGCCAGCTTCCACTCGGTGACGTTCTCCGAGTCGGATCATCCCCGGGTGCTAATCACAG GTGGTCTTGGCCAGCTCGGGGTGGGACTTGCAAAGCTGCTGAG GAAACGCTTTGGAAAGAACAATGTGATCTTGTCTGACATTAGAAAGCCTGCAGATAATGTTTTTTACAGTG GTCCTTTCATCTTCGCAGATATCTTGGACTACAAGAACCTGCGGGAGATCGTGGTGAACAACCGCATCACGTGGCTGTTCCACTACAGCGCCCTGCTCAGCGCCGTGGGAGAGGCCAACGTGCCCTTGGCCAGGGCTGTCAACATCACTG gtttaCACAATGTTCTGGATATTGCAGCTGAGCATAATTTGAGGCTCTTTGTTCCAAGCACCATTGGAGCCTTTGGACCCACCTCTCCTCGAGATCCAACTCCTGATCTCTGCATTCAGAGACCAAGGACAATCTATGGAGTCTCCAAGGTCCACGCTGAGCTCATGGGAGAA tacTACCACTACCGCTATGGCCTGGACTTCCGCTGCCTCAGGTATCCAGGGATTATCTCTGCAGATTCCCAGCCTGGGGGGGGAACAACTG ATTATGCTGTCCAGATTTTCCATGATGCCATAAAGACTGGCAAATTCAAGTGCTACCTGAGGCCGGACACCCGGCTGCCCATGATGTACATCGATGACTGCCTGAAGGCCACGCTGGAGATCATGGAGGCCCCTGCAGAAGCCCTGACCATGAGGACCTACAACATCAGTGCCATGAGCTTCACTCCTGAGGAGCTGGCTCAGGAGGTGCAGAAGTATGTTCCTGAGCTCCAGATGACCTACAACGTGGATCAAGTCAGGCAGGCCATAG ctgaCAGCTGGCCCATGAACTTCGATGACAGCAACGCCCGCAGGGACTGGGGTTGGAAACACGATTATGACCTCCCGGAGCTGGTGACCACCATGTTTAGCTACCTTGGGTCTGACTCTAGGATTGCCCAAGCTAACTGA